Proteins encoded together in one Cyprinus carpio isolate SPL01 chromosome B14, ASM1834038v1, whole genome shotgun sequence window:
- the hars gene encoding histidine--tRNA ligase isoform X1, producing MNALGLVSMRLCAGLMGRRSAVNLPFLRFSSGMTSSQIDEEVAKLLQLKAQLGGDEGKHVFVLKTAKGTRDYNPKQMAIREKVFSIIISCFKRHGAETIDTPVFELKETLTGKYGEDSKLIYDLKDQGGELLSLRYDLTVPFARYLALNKITNIKRYHIAKVYRRDNPAMTRGRYREFYQCDFDIAGQYDAMIPDAECLKIVYEILNELDLGDFRIKVNDRRILDGMFAVCGVPDEKFRTICSTVDKLDKMAWEDVKKEMVNEKGLSEDVADRIGEYVSMQGGQDLAERLLQDPKLSQNKQAFAGLTDMKLLFSYLELFQVTDKVVFDLSLARGLDYYTGVIYEAILSQTIPASVSTPAEQNGADEAGVSVGSVAGGGRYDGLVGMFDPKGRKVPCVGVSIGIERIFSIMEQKAETSSEKVRTTETQVLVASAQKNLLEERLKLTSELWNAGIKAEVLYKKNPKLLSQLQHCEETGIPLVAILGEQELKDGVVKLRNVASREEVDVPRADLVDEIKKRTL from the exons ATGAACGCTCTGGGGCTGGTCTCCATGCGGCTGTGTGCTGGACTCATGGGCCGTCGGTCTGCTGTGAACCTGCCATTTCTGCGCTTCTCCTCTGGAATGACTTCATCACAG attgaTGAAGAAGTGGCCAAACTGTTGCAGCTCAAAGCTCAGCTGGGAGGAGATGAGGGAAAACATGTGTTTGTTCTCAAGACAGCCAAG GGGACCAGGGACTATAACCCCAAGCAAATGGCTATCAGAGAAAAGGTTTTCAGTATCATCATCAGCTGCTTTAAACGCCATGGTGCTGAGACCATCGATACCCCCGTCTTTGAGCTGAAG GAAACACTGACGGGGAAGTACGGCGAAGACTCCAAACTCATCTACGATCTGAAGGACCAGGGAGGAGAACTTCTGTCTCTGAGATATGACCTCACT GTCCCATTTGCTCGCTATCTCGCATTGAATAAAATCACCAACATTAAGCGCTACCACATTGCTAAAGTGTACCGCAGAGACAACCCAGCCATGACCCGGGGCAGATACAGGGAGTTCTACCAGTGT GATTTCGATATTGCAGGTCAGTATGATGCCATGATCCCTGATGCAGAGTGTCTGAAAATTGTCTACGAGATCCTGAACGAATTAGATCTTGGAGATTTTCGTATCAAG GTGAATGACCGACGCATTCTAGACGGAATGTTTGCTGTGTGCGGTGTTCCTGACGAGAAGTTCCGCACAATCTGCTCCACAGTGGACAAACTGGACAAG ATGGCCTGGGAGGATGTAAAAAAGGAGATGGTGAATGAGAAAGGTCTTTCGGAGGATGTGGCCGATCGGATCGGAGAGTATGTCAGCATGCAGG GTGGACAGGATCTGGCCGAGCGGCTGCTTCAGGACCCCAAACTGTCCCAGAACAAACAGGCCTTCGCTGGGCTCACAGATATGAAGCTGCTCTTCAGCTACCTGGAGCTCTTCCAGGTCACAGATAag gtgGTGTTTGATTTGAGTCTGGCTCGAGGACTGGACTACTACACTGGTGTGATTTATGAAGCCATTCTCTCCCAGACCATCCCAGCGTCGGTGTCCACGCCCGCAGAGCAGAACGGGGCGGATGAGGCTGGCGTGAGTGTTGGTAGCGTGGCTGGTGGAGGGCGATACGATGGGCTGGTGGGCATGTTTGACCCCAAGGGCAGGAAAGTGCCCTGTGTTGGTGTCAGCATTGGGATTGAAAGGATCTTTTCCATCATGGAGCAGAAGGCCGAG ACATCTTCAGAGAAGGTGCGCACCACTGAAACTCAAGTGCTGGTGGCCTCAGCGCAGAAGAACCTTCTAGAAGAGCGACTCAAACTGACCAGCGAGCTTTGGAACGCCGGAATCAAG GCTGAAGTTTTATATAAGAAAAACCCGAAGCTGTTGAGCCAGTTGCAGCACTGTGAGGAAACTGGGATTCCACTGGTGGCCATTTTAGGAGAACAAGAGCTCAAAGACGGAGTCGTCAAACTGCGCAATGTGGCCAGCCGAGAAGAA GTTGATGTGCCCAGAGCAGATCTGGTGGATGAGATCAAAAAAAGGACCTTGTAG
- the hars gene encoding histidine--tRNA ligase isoform X2 yields MADKAQLQEAIKTQGEVVRKLKSEKASKEQIDEEVAKLLQLKAQLGGDEGKHVFVLKTAKGTRDYNPKQMAIREKVFSIIISCFKRHGAETIDTPVFELKETLTGKYGEDSKLIYDLKDQGGELLSLRYDLTVPFARYLALNKITNIKRYHIAKVYRRDNPAMTRGRYREFYQCDFDIAGQYDAMIPDAECLKIVYEILNELDLGDFRIKVNDRRILDGMFAVCGVPDEKFRTICSTVDKLDKMAWEDVKKEMVNEKGLSEDVADRIGEYVSMQGGQDLAERLLQDPKLSQNKQAFAGLTDMKLLFSYLELFQVTDKVVFDLSLARGLDYYTGVIYEAILSQTIPASVSTPAEQNGADEAGVSVGSVAGGGRYDGLVGMFDPKGRKVPCVGVSIGIERIFSIMEQKAETSSEKVRTTETQVLVASAQKNLLEERLKLTSELWNAGIKAEVLYKKNPKLLSQLQHCEETGIPLVAILGEQELKDGVVKLRNVASREEVDVPRADLVDEIKKRTL; encoded by the exons ATGGCCGATAAAGCACAGCTACAGGAGGCGATTAAAACACAAGGAGAGGTCGTCAGGAAACTGAAATCAGAGAAAGCGAGTAAAGAGCAG attgaTGAAGAAGTGGCCAAACTGTTGCAGCTCAAAGCTCAGCTGGGAGGAGATGAGGGAAAACATGTGTTTGTTCTCAAGACAGCCAAG GGGACCAGGGACTATAACCCCAAGCAAATGGCTATCAGAGAAAAGGTTTTCAGTATCATCATCAGCTGCTTTAAACGCCATGGTGCTGAGACCATCGATACCCCCGTCTTTGAGCTGAAG GAAACACTGACGGGGAAGTACGGCGAAGACTCCAAACTCATCTACGATCTGAAGGACCAGGGAGGAGAACTTCTGTCTCTGAGATATGACCTCACT GTCCCATTTGCTCGCTATCTCGCATTGAATAAAATCACCAACATTAAGCGCTACCACATTGCTAAAGTGTACCGCAGAGACAACCCAGCCATGACCCGGGGCAGATACAGGGAGTTCTACCAGTGT GATTTCGATATTGCAGGTCAGTATGATGCCATGATCCCTGATGCAGAGTGTCTGAAAATTGTCTACGAGATCCTGAACGAATTAGATCTTGGAGATTTTCGTATCAAG GTGAATGACCGACGCATTCTAGACGGAATGTTTGCTGTGTGCGGTGTTCCTGACGAGAAGTTCCGCACAATCTGCTCCACAGTGGACAAACTGGACAAG ATGGCCTGGGAGGATGTAAAAAAGGAGATGGTGAATGAGAAAGGTCTTTCGGAGGATGTGGCCGATCGGATCGGAGAGTATGTCAGCATGCAGG GTGGACAGGATCTGGCCGAGCGGCTGCTTCAGGACCCCAAACTGTCCCAGAACAAACAGGCCTTCGCTGGGCTCACAGATATGAAGCTGCTCTTCAGCTACCTGGAGCTCTTCCAGGTCACAGATAag gtgGTGTTTGATTTGAGTCTGGCTCGAGGACTGGACTACTACACTGGTGTGATTTATGAAGCCATTCTCTCCCAGACCATCCCAGCGTCGGTGTCCACGCCCGCAGAGCAGAACGGGGCGGATGAGGCTGGCGTGAGTGTTGGTAGCGTGGCTGGTGGAGGGCGATACGATGGGCTGGTGGGCATGTTTGACCCCAAGGGCAGGAAAGTGCCCTGTGTTGGTGTCAGCATTGGGATTGAAAGGATCTTTTCCATCATGGAGCAGAAGGCCGAG ACATCTTCAGAGAAGGTGCGCACCACTGAAACTCAAGTGCTGGTGGCCTCAGCGCAGAAGAACCTTCTAGAAGAGCGACTCAAACTGACCAGCGAGCTTTGGAACGCCGGAATCAAG GCTGAAGTTTTATATAAGAAAAACCCGAAGCTGTTGAGCCAGTTGCAGCACTGTGAGGAAACTGGGATTCCACTGGTGGCCATTTTAGGAGAACAAGAGCTCAAAGACGGAGTCGTCAAACTGCGCAATGTGGCCAGCCGAGAAGAA GTTGATGTGCCCAGAGCAGATCTGGTGGATGAGATCAAAAAAAGGACCTTGTAG
- the LOC109101926 gene encoding trafficking protein particle complex subunit 11-like yields MSPAQWDLPPELCCRPVAFVALTGLDVVYNAIHRAIWDAFCANRRADRVPISFKVLPGDNEYPKCRTKRTSYEWYIPKGILKTGWMNKHLNLVPALVVLFYELDWDDPQWKEKQSECATKVEIVRTSLQGRNTKVAVVLIQKKTPLPPGEDLVASERASALCGACDLSGKSLFVLPHTDHLVGYIIRLENAFYEHAQTYYYNEIRRVKSHKEFLNKTTHQLLFVRHQFKMGFFSELKQDTQNALKYYRTAYSLVHELRAHETNMLEIKTMAGFINYKICRLCFQHNTPLDAIAQFRKHIDLCKKKIGSAELAFEHTAWMSKQFQSFGDLFDEAIKLGLTAIQTQNPGFYYQQAAYYAQERKQQVGQLCSHEPGVGYPAPDPLETTSGALDFYGQRPWRQGHQSIDPPDSEKEKQGILALQVKERDIPHSELIIALLSNAVAQFKKYKCPRMKSHLMVQMGEEYYHAKDYTKALKLLDYVMCDYRTERWWSLLTSILCTALKCSYLMGQVKDYITYSMELVGRASILPEEQKSRIEKNLIKVLMNEVPEPEPDCDPLSVKTAQSLWSDRISLAGSNEFTIEVQDYVPFVQCKAKFLSPSFHIDEPVQLHVYVRADCPHPVLYSKQCTTLFSVDVFELQEYNQYCLLEDASKGKDILEPSTQENMCLVPGKTRKYCFKFVAKTEDVGKKIEITSVGLMLGRETARYVYLNWRGGWGDAASSHETLQACRSFKKRTRFPEQQVDWDTVTIQSSLRIISRVPKISVQLTHEPPALTNEMYCMIVTIQSGEDTVAKDIKLTAGLKPGQDANLTQSTQITLNGTEVCDDSHPALLPDIPLGDLHPGQKIVKPLYIHCVSTGSRILLFHVAYSVSATVEGKDITCKCHKDETVTLETVVPFEVAMKFVSSQFEHLERVYVDIPFLLMMDILSASPWPIELVNSEVQLASSMNAIDQPQSQVEGVTLQTSECASECFLLKCPPVQNGTSTVASGHYIISWKRKSTFAETSVVRTIVTLPHVMVENIPLYVHAELPSFGRVRESLPVRYHLENRTGLVQDVEITVEPSDAFMFSGLKQVRMRILPGAEQEMLYNFYPLMAGYQVLPQLNINLLRFPNISNQLLRRFLPSRIFVKPQGRNGDTSIEAA; encoded by the exons ATGAGTCCAGCTCAATGGGATCTTCCCCCAGAGCTGTGCTGCAGGCCCGTGGCCTTTGTGGCTCTGACAGGACTAGACGTGGTTTATAATGCCATCCACAGAGCCATATGGGATGCCTTCTGTGCCAACCGGCGGGCGGACAGAGTGCCCATCTCTTTTAAAGTTCTGCCCGGAGACAACGAGTATCCAAAGTGCAGAACCAAG AGAACATCATATGAGTGGTACATCCCTAAAGGGATACTGAAGACGGGCTGGATGAATAAACATCTCAATCTGGTGCCTGCGCTGGTCGTGCTGTTTTATGAGCTGGACTGGGATGATCCACAATGGAAGGAAAAGCAATCCGAATGTGCAACCAAAGTGGAAATTGTCAG GACAAGTTTACAAGGAAGAAACACGAAGGTCGCTGTTGTTTTGATTCAGAAGAAAACTCCTCTCCCACCAG GTGAAGATCTGGTGGCATCTGAGAGGGCTTCTGCTCTATGTGGTGCCTGTGACCTGTCTGGGAAGTCCCTGTTTGTCCTGCCCCATACGGACCACCTGGTGGGATACATCATTAG GTTGGAAAACGCATTCTACGAACATGCACAGACCTACTATTATAATGAGATCAGGAGAGTGAAATCTCACAAGGAGTTCCTCAATAAAACTACACACCAG TTGCTGTTTGTCAGGCACCAGTTTAAAATGGGCTTCTTCAGTGAACTAAAGCAGGACACTCAGAATGCACTCAA ATATTACAGGACTGCTTATAGCCTCGTTCATGAACTCAGAGCTCATGAAACCAACATGCTTGAGATCAAAACCATGGCTGGATTCATCAACTACAAG ATCTGCAGGCTCTGCTTTCAGCACAACACCCCGCTGGATGCCATTGCTCAGTTCCGCAAACACATCGACCTGTGCAAGAAGAAGATTGGTAGCGCTGAGCTGGCGTTTGAACACACGGCCTGGATGTCCAAACA GTTCCAGTCGTTTGGTGATCTGTTCGATGAGGCCATTAAACTGGGCCTCACCGCTATTCAGACCCAGAACCCAGGTTTCTACTATCAACAGGCTGCTTATTATGCACAGGAGCGCAAGCAGCAAGTGGGGCAACTCTGTAGTCATGAG CCAGGCGTGGGCTACCCTGCACCTGACCCATTAGAGACCACCTCCGGAGCTCTAGACTTTTATGGACAGAGACCTTGGAGACAGGGACATCAGA GCATTGATCCTCCAGATTCTGAGAAGGAGAAACAAGGCATCCTCGCTCTTCAAGTTAAAGAGAGGGACATCCCTCATTCG gaGCTGATCATTGCTCTCCTCAGCAATGCTGTCGCTCAGTTTAAGAAGTACAAGTGTCCACGAATGAAGAGCCATCTCA TGGTTCAGATGGGAGAGGAATATTATCATGCAAAAGACTACACCAAAGCATTAAA ACTGTTGGATTATGTGATGTGTGACTACCGTACAGAGCGCTGGTGGTCTCTGCTGACGTCTATATTGTGCACGGCTTTGAAGTGCTCCTACCTCATGGGTCAAGTGAAAGACTACATCACCTACTCCATGGAGCTCGTGGGCAGAG ccTCCATCCTCCCTGAAGAGCAGAAGTCCAGGATTGAGAAGAATCTGATTAAAGTGCTCATG AATGAAGTCCCAGAGCCTGAACCGGACTGTGACCCGTTGTCTGTGAAGACGGCCCAGTCTCTGTGGAGTGATCGCATCTCTCTGGCCGGCAGTAATGAGTTCACCATTGAGGTCCAGGACTATGTGCCCTTTG ttcAGTGCAAAGCCAAGTTCCTGTCCCCTAGTTTCCACATAGATGAGCCTGTCCAGCTACACGTCTATGTGAGAGCTGACTGCCCACATCCTGTGCTATACtcaaaaca atgcacaactcTTTTCTCAGTGGATGTTTTTGAATTGCAGGAGTATAACCAGTACTGTTTACTGGAGGACGCCTCTAAAGGGAAGGATATTCTAGAACCTTCCACCCAGGAGAACATGTGTCTTGTCCCAGGCAAAACCCGCAAATACTGCTTCAAATTTGTAGCCAAAACAGAAGATGTTGGAAAGAAGATTGAG aTTACGAGTGTGGGACTCATGTTAGGCAGAGAGACGGCCCGATATGTCTATCTGAACTGGCGGGGTGGCTGGGGGGATGCTGCCTCTTCCCATGAGACTTTGCAGGCTTGCCGCTCCTTTAAGAAGAGGACACGCTTCCCAGAGCAGCAGGTTGATTGGGACACAGTTACTATACAGtccagctta AGGATCATTTCCAGAGTGCCCAAAATCTCTGTGCAGCTGACTCACGAGCCTCCAGCACTGACCAATGAGATGTACTGTATGATTGTTACCATCCAATCAGGAGAGGACACTGTGGCCAAAGACATTAAACTTACTGCAGGCCTCAAACCAG GTCAGGATGCCAATCTCACACAGTCAACCCAAATCACACTAAACGGCACTGAGGTGTGTGATGATTCTCATCCTGCCCTGCTTCCTGACATTCCCCTCGGAGATCTGCATCCTGGACAGAAG ATTGTGAAGCCCCTGTATATCCACTGCGTGAGCACTGGATccagaatattactgtttcacGTGGCTTATTCTGTGAGTGCCACGGTCGAGGGCAAGGACATCACCTGCAAATGTCACAAA GATGAAACTGTTACATTAGAAACAGTTGTTCCATTTGAAGTGGCAATGAAGTTTGTGTCCA gtcagtttgaGCATTTGGAGCGTGTGTACGTGGACATCCCCTTCTTGTTGATGATGGATATTTTGAGCGCGTCTCCGTGGCCGATCGAGTTGGTGAACAGTGAAGTGCAGCTGGCCTCCAGTATGAATGCCATCGATCAGCCCCAGAGTCAGGTAGAAGGAG TCACGCTTCAGACCAGTGAATGTGCCAGTGAGTGTTTCCTGCTCAAATGTCCTCCTGTTCAGAACGGCACCAGTACTGTGGCATCTGGACACTACATCATTTCCTGGAAGAG AAAGTCAACATTTGCTGAGACATCAGTTGTGAGAACGATCGTTACTCTGCCACATGTGATGGTCGAGAATATTCCACTTTATGTTCATGCAG AGCTGCCATCGTTTGGTCGTGTGCGTGAGTCTTTACCTGTTCGGTACCATCTGGAGAATCGAACCGGGCTGGTTCAGGATGTCGAGATCACCGTGGAGCCCAGCGATGCATTTATGTTTAGTGGACTCAAACAG GTGCGAATGAGGATTTTGCCCGGTGCAGAACAGGAGATGTTGTATAATTTCTATCCTCTGATGGCGGGATATCAAGTCCTTCCTCAGCTCAACATCAACCTGCTGCGCTTTCCAAACATCTCCAATCAACTGCTACGTCGCTTCCTGCCTTCACGCATCTTTGTCAag CCTCAGGGCAGAAATGGAGACACTTCCATAGAAGCAGCGTGA